In a single window of the Cydia strobilella chromosome 13, ilCydStro3.1, whole genome shotgun sequence genome:
- the LOC134746663 gene encoding putative inorganic phosphate cotransporter isoform X2 produces the protein MAILTFEKFTGVVPVRFNVWVMLFTSCWVAYMLRVNMSLNIIAMVPQVESNTTSHSQCNAKDDPIRNETLRHADIADVRQAPRQTPGAGSFDWSPEQQALILGSYFWCYPVTSLVGGMAAERWGPRYVVLTTSLLSGLLTILSPAAARLHYVAIVVVRFLLGIAGGFIYPALHALIARWAPPTEKGKFVSAMMGGTMGTVMTWSVTGPLVEKFGWASAFYVPGALTLIWCAAWWYIVADSPAEHPRISDKERKYIQDALGDKVKKSKGLPPFKSIVTSFPFLAMVILHYGNLWGLYFIMTVGPKFVSSVLGFQLSAAGVISALPYLARLFLSAIFGVLGDCILARNLMTTTHIRKFFCLFSHIIPGLLLILLVYAGCSTALSVALITLSMGANGAATLTNLQNHQDLAPNYAGSLYGIANAIGSTAGFFTPMITAYFTRNGNGFEQWRPIFFVGASVYIVSAIFFIFFGTGETQDWNFPKEKEEESDGKSKKIDLKDAKDTPLSVISS, from the exons GGGTAGTTCCCGTGCGGTTTAACGTATGGGTAATGCTGTTCACGAGCTGCTGGGTAGCTTACATGCTGAGGGTCAACATGAGTCTCAACATCATCGCAATGGTGCCACAAGTCGAGAGCAATACCAC GTCACATTCTCAGTGTAACGCTAAAGATGATCCAATAAGGAACGAAACTTTAAGGCACGCTGACATTGCCGACGTTAGGCAGGCTCCGAGACAG ACACCTGGCGCCGGGTCTTTCGACTGGAGCCCTGAGCAACAAGCCCTGATCCTCGGTTCGTACTTCTGGTGCTACCCCGTGACGTCATTAGTGGGCGGCATGGCGGCAGAGCGCTGGGGCCCGCGCTACGTCGTGCTGACAACGTCACTGCTGAGCGGACTGTTGACCATTTTAAGTCCCGCTGCGGCCCGCCTGCATTATGTCGCTATTGTCGTCGTGCGGTTTTTACTCGGCATTGCTGGC GGATTCATCTACCCGGCGCTCCACGCTTTAATCGCAAGATGGGCGCCACCAACAGAAAAGGGAAAATTCGTCAGCGCAATGATGGGAGGAACCATGGGTACTGTGATGACTTGGTCTGTCACTGGTCCTTTAGTGGAGAAATTCGGATGGGCCTCAGCTTTCTACGTACCAGGCGCGTTGACTTTGATCTGGTGTGCAGCGTGGTGGTACATTGTAGCCGATTCGCCGGCAGAACATCCAAGAATCAGTGATAAAGAAAGAAAGTACATTCAGGATGCTCTGGGAGACAAAGTCAAGAAATCAAAG GGTCTCCCGCCGTTCAAGAGCATTGTGACATCATTTCCTTTCCTGGCCATGGTGATATTGCACTACGGAAATCTTTGGGGCTTGTACTTTATAATGACAGTGGGGCCAAAGTTCGTGTCAAGCGTACTAGGCTTCCAGCTCTCAGCCGCCGGTGTCATATCAGCTCTGCCGTATTTGGCCAGATTATTCCTATCTGCGATATTTGGAGTGCTAGGGGACTGTATTTTGGCGAGAAATCTTATGACGACGACACACATTAGGAAATTCTTTTGTTTGTTCTCGCATATAATCCCTGGGCTGTTGTTGATATTGCTGGTGTACGCGGGATGCTCGACGGCATTGTCCGTTGCCTTGATTACTCTGTCGATGGGGGCCAACGGCGCCGCAACGCTCACCAACCTACAGAACCACCAGGACCTCGCACCGAATTACGCCGGGAGCTTGTATGGCATTGCCAATGCCATTGGAAGCACTGCCGGGTTCTTCACCCCGATGATTACAGCCTACTTTACAAGGAATGGG AATGGCTTTGAGCAGTGGCGGCCAATATTTTTCGTCGGAGCCTCGGTATACATAGTGTCAGCCATCTTCTTTATATTCTTTGGAACTGGAGAGACTCAGGACTGGAACTTTCCTAAAGAGAAGGAGGAGGAGTCAGATGGCAAATCAAAGAAGATCGATCTCAAAGATGCGAAAGACACTCCACTTAGTGTAATTAGTTCTTAG
- the LOC134746663 gene encoding putative inorganic phosphate cotransporter isoform X1, giving the protein MKFMKSVEVNNKKATLFVIGVVPVRFNVWVMLFTSCWVAYMLRVNMSLNIIAMVPQVESNTTSHSQCNAKDDPIRNETLRHADIADVRQAPRQTPGAGSFDWSPEQQALILGSYFWCYPVTSLVGGMAAERWGPRYVVLTTSLLSGLLTILSPAAARLHYVAIVVVRFLLGIAGGFIYPALHALIARWAPPTEKGKFVSAMMGGTMGTVMTWSVTGPLVEKFGWASAFYVPGALTLIWCAAWWYIVADSPAEHPRISDKERKYIQDALGDKVKKSKGLPPFKSIVTSFPFLAMVILHYGNLWGLYFIMTVGPKFVSSVLGFQLSAAGVISALPYLARLFLSAIFGVLGDCILARNLMTTTHIRKFFCLFSHIIPGLLLILLVYAGCSTALSVALITLSMGANGAATLTNLQNHQDLAPNYAGSLYGIANAIGSTAGFFTPMITAYFTRNGNGFEQWRPIFFVGASVYIVSAIFFIFFGTGETQDWNFPKEKEEESDGKSKKIDLKDAKDTPLSVISS; this is encoded by the exons atgaaatttatgaagTCTGTTGAAGTGAATAATAAGAAAGCAACATTATTTGTTATTG GGGTAGTTCCCGTGCGGTTTAACGTATGGGTAATGCTGTTCACGAGCTGCTGGGTAGCTTACATGCTGAGGGTCAACATGAGTCTCAACATCATCGCAATGGTGCCACAAGTCGAGAGCAATACCAC GTCACATTCTCAGTGTAACGCTAAAGATGATCCAATAAGGAACGAAACTTTAAGGCACGCTGACATTGCCGACGTTAGGCAGGCTCCGAGACAG ACACCTGGCGCCGGGTCTTTCGACTGGAGCCCTGAGCAACAAGCCCTGATCCTCGGTTCGTACTTCTGGTGCTACCCCGTGACGTCATTAGTGGGCGGCATGGCGGCAGAGCGCTGGGGCCCGCGCTACGTCGTGCTGACAACGTCACTGCTGAGCGGACTGTTGACCATTTTAAGTCCCGCTGCGGCCCGCCTGCATTATGTCGCTATTGTCGTCGTGCGGTTTTTACTCGGCATTGCTGGC GGATTCATCTACCCGGCGCTCCACGCTTTAATCGCAAGATGGGCGCCACCAACAGAAAAGGGAAAATTCGTCAGCGCAATGATGGGAGGAACCATGGGTACTGTGATGACTTGGTCTGTCACTGGTCCTTTAGTGGAGAAATTCGGATGGGCCTCAGCTTTCTACGTACCAGGCGCGTTGACTTTGATCTGGTGTGCAGCGTGGTGGTACATTGTAGCCGATTCGCCGGCAGAACATCCAAGAATCAGTGATAAAGAAAGAAAGTACATTCAGGATGCTCTGGGAGACAAAGTCAAGAAATCAAAG GGTCTCCCGCCGTTCAAGAGCATTGTGACATCATTTCCTTTCCTGGCCATGGTGATATTGCACTACGGAAATCTTTGGGGCTTGTACTTTATAATGACAGTGGGGCCAAAGTTCGTGTCAAGCGTACTAGGCTTCCAGCTCTCAGCCGCCGGTGTCATATCAGCTCTGCCGTATTTGGCCAGATTATTCCTATCTGCGATATTTGGAGTGCTAGGGGACTGTATTTTGGCGAGAAATCTTATGACGACGACACACATTAGGAAATTCTTTTGTTTGTTCTCGCATATAATCCCTGGGCTGTTGTTGATATTGCTGGTGTACGCGGGATGCTCGACGGCATTGTCCGTTGCCTTGATTACTCTGTCGATGGGGGCCAACGGCGCCGCAACGCTCACCAACCTACAGAACCACCAGGACCTCGCACCGAATTACGCCGGGAGCTTGTATGGCATTGCCAATGCCATTGGAAGCACTGCCGGGTTCTTCACCCCGATGATTACAGCCTACTTTACAAGGAATGGG AATGGCTTTGAGCAGTGGCGGCCAATATTTTTCGTCGGAGCCTCGGTATACATAGTGTCAGCCATCTTCTTTATATTCTTTGGAACTGGAGAGACTCAGGACTGGAACTTTCCTAAAGAGAAGGAGGAGGAGTCAGATGGCAAATCAAAGAAGATCGATCTCAAAGATGCGAAAGACACTCCACTTAGTGTAATTAGTTCTTAG